A part of Helicobacter fennelliae genomic DNA contains:
- a CDS encoding NAD(P)/FAD-dependent oxidoreductase: MSQINIRNQVNQHTQHSHALKIPRILILGGGYGGLKTALTLQRSLPENKAQITMISKHDYHYQTTLLHKVAIGTLSARKARIYYRKILDSSKVAFIKDKVLEIHPDKKKVICRRSGFEYDYLVIGLGFKPETFGIKGVDKYAYKLSSLNAAQKLAKNIENKFKDYIINQDPNDLHVIVCGTGFTSIEFAAELATQLDDLCQICGINRAIPKVTCIGRSDHILPIFDDKLSKAAKHKLQKLGVELITNAEVIECQNNGVVICKKDSQTQEFINGNTILWGAGVRGNDIVEKSPLANKRGRIPVDPQLRSFEYPEIFVVGDCAFATSKDVIHAPTAQLSAQMGDYVGRYLANLVLGKANKKDFHFVHRGTICSIGHTDGVGVVYSKRLKGEMAAFMKNTIENRWLFSIGGLSMVFRKGQFRYRTSS, translated from the coding sequence ATGTCGCAAATTAACATTCGCAATCAAGTCAATCAGCACACACAACATTCACACGCCTTAAAGATTCCGCGAATCTTGATTTTGGGTGGCGGATATGGAGGGCTCAAAACAGCACTCACACTTCAGCGATCGCTTCCAGAAAACAAAGCCCAAATCACGATGATTAGCAAGCACGATTATCATTACCAAACCACATTATTACACAAAGTCGCCATTGGCACGCTTAGCGCGCGCAAAGCCAGAATCTATTATCGCAAAATTTTAGATTCTAGCAAAGTTGCTTTCATCAAAGATAAAGTGCTTGAAATCCACCCTGACAAAAAAAAGGTCATTTGCAGGCGGAGTGGGTTTGAGTATGATTATCTTGTGATTGGGCTAGGGTTTAAGCCCGAGACTTTTGGGATCAAAGGTGTGGATAAATACGCCTATAAACTCTCTTCTTTAAATGCCGCTCAAAAGCTTGCTAAAAATATAGAAAACAAATTCAAAGACTATATCATCAATCAAGATCCAAATGATTTGCATGTGATTGTGTGTGGGACGGGATTTACAAGTATTGAGTTTGCAGCAGAGCTTGCGACACAGCTTGATGATTTGTGTCAGATTTGTGGGATCAATAGAGCCATACCCAAAGTAACTTGCATAGGGCGATCAGATCATATTTTGCCTATATTTGATGATAAGCTCTCAAAAGCCGCCAAACATAAGCTCCAAAAACTAGGTGTCGAGCTTATCACTAATGCTGAAGTGATAGAATGCCAAAACAATGGCGTGGTGATTTGCAAAAAAGACTCACAAACGCAAGAATTTATCAATGGCAATACGATTTTGTGGGGTGCGGGCGTGAGAGGAAATGACATCGTAGAAAAATCGCCTCTTGCCAACAAAAGAGGGCGCATTCCTGTGGATCCTCAGCTTAGAAGCTTTGAATATCCAGAAATTTTTGTCGTAGGGGATTGTGCTTTTGCGACAAGCAAAGATGTTATCCATGCTCCGACAGCCCAGCTTTCAGCGCAAATGGGGGATTATGTCGGGCGGTATTTGGCAAATCTTGTTCTTGGCAAAGCCAACAAAAAAGATTTTCATTTTGTGCATAGAGGCACGATTTGTAGTATCGGACATACTGATGGGGTTGGCGTTGTGTATAGCAAGCGGTTAAAAGGAGAAATGGCGGCATTTATGAAAAACACGATTGAAAATAGATGGCTCTTTAGCATCGGGGGCTTGAGTATGGTATTTCGCAAAGGACAATTCCGCTACCGCACGAGCAGTTAG
- the motB gene encoding flagellar motor protein MotB yields the protein MAKKQAQECPAGERWAVPYADFLSLLLALFIALWAISSTDSSKAKAYSQAMVNVFNTPPISKIFQPIFQRPPDPGQVRDNTEGVQPNNADGEAPSISAKDSISQIQFMIQEGGVLEQIEQGVLLRLPADLLFEEGKANLSSDEMATYVRRIAELITQKLPSEIKIDVRGYTDNTPLSPNSAYTDHYQLAAARAYTVAQALIKNGVDPARLSFSSYGSYSPIVPNTTLENKARNNRVEIFLSSAPQTAKNIKSVLDKNKPQKPAE from the coding sequence ATGGCAAAAAAACAAGCACAAGAATGCCCCGCAGGTGAGCGATGGGCTGTCCCTTACGCAGACTTTTTGAGTCTTTTGCTTGCGCTTTTTATCGCGCTTTGGGCGATAAGCAGCACTGATTCATCTAAGGCAAAAGCATATAGTCAGGCAATGGTGAATGTATTTAATACTCCGCCTATTTCTAAGATTTTTCAGCCTATTTTTCAGCGTCCGCCAGATCCTGGGCAAGTCAGAGACAATACCGAAGGCGTCCAGCCAAATAATGCCGATGGCGAAGCACCATCGATTTCGGCAAAAGATAGCATTTCACAAATCCAATTTATGATCCAAGAAGGTGGGGTTTTGGAGCAAATCGAGCAAGGCGTGCTTTTGCGCTTGCCTGCGGACTTGCTTTTTGAGGAAGGAAAGGCAAATTTAAGCAGTGATGAAATGGCAACTTATGTGCGCAGAATCGCCGAGCTCATCACCCAAAAGCTTCCTTCTGAAATCAAAATCGATGTGCGCGGCTATACAGACAATACACCATTATCGCCAAACTCTGCCTATACTGATCATTATCAATTAGCAGCAGCAAGAGCTTACACTGTTGCGCAAGCACTCATCAAAAATGGCGTAGATCCGGCGCGCTTGTCGTTTTCATCGTATGGAAGTTATAGCCCTATCGTCCCAAATACGACACTTGAAAACAAAGCAAGGAATAATCGCGTTGAGATTTTCTTATCAAGTGCCCCACAAACAGCCAAAAATATCAAATCAGTGCTTGATAAAAATAAACCGCAAAAACCTGCAGAGTAG
- the motA gene encoding flagellar motor stator protein MotA: protein MDLSSVLGFIMSFVSISVGDILEGGNPLHVIHLSSVIIIMPTTLCAAMVSTHGAAVKAAYKELKIVFIGAKINLNDTIKNIVELSSIARRDGILSLEGRVAQIEDDFFREGLGMVIDGRDAKSVKEELEIKIEQIEHYYHTAAHYWITAGESAPTFGLVGAVMGLMLALQLLDDPKRMAEGIAGAFTATVTGIMCAYGIFGPWGNKLKANSHDIVQEKIVIMEGILGIANGENPRNLESKLLGFLRPDQPKISQFE, encoded by the coding sequence ATGGATTTATCATCTGTTTTGGGCTTTATTATGTCTTTTGTATCGATTTCTGTGGGCGATATTTTAGAGGGCGGAAATCCTTTGCATGTTATCCACTTAAGTTCTGTTATTATCATTATGCCTACCACGCTTTGTGCGGCGATGGTTTCGACACATGGAGCGGCTGTCAAGGCTGCATACAAAGAGCTTAAAATCGTATTTATAGGTGCAAAAATCAACCTCAATGATACAATCAAAAATATAGTCGAACTCTCCTCAATCGCTAGAAGAGATGGCATACTTTCGCTTGAAGGAAGGGTTGCGCAAATCGAAGATGATTTTTTCCGCGAAGGGCTTGGAATGGTTATCGATGGTCGCGATGCTAAGTCAGTCAAAGAAGAGCTAGAAATCAAAATCGAGCAAATCGAGCATTATTACCACACTGCGGCACATTATTGGATCACTGCTGGAGAATCCGCCCCGACTTTTGGGCTTGTTGGTGCGGTTATGGGGCTTATGCTTGCATTGCAGCTTTTAGATGATCCAAAGCGAATGGCAGAGGGCATTGCAGGGGCATTTACCGCAACTGTTACTGGGATTATGTGCGCGTATGGTATTTTTGGTCCGTGGGGTAATAAGCTCAAAGCAAACTCACATGATATAGTCCAAGAAAAAATAGTCATCATGGAGGGCATTTTAGGCATAGCCAATGGTGAGAATCCAAGAAATTTGGAGAGCAAACTTTTAGGATTTTTACGACCTGATCAACCAAAAATATCTCAATTTGAATAA
- a CDS encoding thioredoxin family protein translates to MITADKTNFKDMIAQGVCVVEMSAPWCPDCRRIEPIMNQLESKYPDVKFILLDFDTNEELKVELNIRRIPTLLFYKNGKEVGERLVEPDSITPIQNAIESIK, encoded by the coding sequence ATGATTACAGCAGATAAGACAAATTTCAAAGATATGATAGCACAAGGGGTTTGTGTCGTGGAGATGAGTGCGCCTTGGTGCCCTGATTGTCGAAGGATTGAGCCGATTATGAATCAACTAGAATCAAAATATCCAGATGTCAAATTTATCCTTTTGGATTTTGATACAAATGAGGAGCTTAAAGTTGAGCTTAATATCCGCAGGATTCCTACGCTTTTGTTTTACAAAAACGGCAAAGAAGTTGGCGAGAGGCTTGTGGAGCCAGATAGCATTACGCCAATCCAAAACGCAATAGAATCTATAAAGTAG
- a CDS encoding YeiH family protein — MRILATLQNLKSLIFGLVFTGVISVLSLFLAQSGFFSRFHIPALIIGIILGVILSPLYAKVKSLSQKGIDFSAKKLLRLGIILYGFHITLEHIFSVGLSGIVLGIVVVSVVLLSGYIIGVKCLRLDKDIAILISGGSAICGAAAILALESSIRSQPYKGVIAVGVIVIFGLLGMFLYPAVYALGVIPLNHTQEGYYIGLSLHELANVVGAGGAISQETQEVALIVKMIRVLLLVPVLLLVPYMFSVSKGEHKRNLHIPYFALWFLGVVVFHSFVPLDEFIVKALRFISEVCLIMAMSAIGLQIDFKKFAESGGRAFTLGLILFVILYAGGFLLVKFFV; from the coding sequence ATGCGGATTTTGGCGACATTACAGAATCTAAAAAGCTTGATATTTGGACTTGTTTTTACAGGTGTGATTTCTGTATTGAGTTTATTTTTGGCGCAAAGTGGCTTTTTCTCGCGCTTTCACATTCCTGCCCTTATCATTGGGATAATCTTAGGCGTTATCCTCTCACCTTTGTATGCCAAAGTCAAGTCTCTAAGCCAAAAAGGCATAGATTTTAGTGCCAAAAAATTATTGCGACTTGGCATTATATTGTATGGATTTCATATTACTTTGGAGCATATTTTTTCTGTGGGATTGAGCGGGATTGTGCTAGGGATTGTCGTTGTGAGCGTTGTTTTATTAAGTGGGTATATTATTGGCGTGAAGTGCTTGAGACTTGATAAGGATATAGCGATTTTGATTAGCGGTGGAAGTGCTATTTGTGGGGCTGCAGCTATTCTTGCTCTAGAATCTAGCATAAGATCGCAGCCCTATAAAGGCGTGATTGCTGTTGGGGTGATTGTGATATTTGGGTTATTAGGAATGTTTCTGTATCCGGCAGTGTATGCGCTTGGAGTCATTCCGCTTAATCACACTCAAGAGGGGTATTATATAGGGCTAAGTTTGCATGAGCTTGCTAATGTCGTGGGTGCTGGAGGAGCGATCTCGCAAGAGACGCAAGAAGTCGCGTTGATTGTCAAAATGATTCGTGTGTTATTGCTTGTGCCGGTGCTTTTGCTTGTGCCTTATATGTTTTCTGTAAGCAAGGGTGAGCACAAGCGCAATCTTCATATTCCGTATTTTGCGCTTTGGTTTTTGGGTGTAGTGGTGTTTCATTCGTTTGTGCCATTAGATGAATTCATCGTGAAAGCCTTGCGATTTATTTCGGAGGTTTGTTTGATTATGGCGATGAGCGCGATAGGTTTGCAAATTGATTTTAAGAAGTTTGCAGAATCTGGAGGCAGGGCATTTACTTTAGGGTTGATATTGTTTGTTATTTTGTATGCGGGCGGGTTTTTGCTCGTTAAATTTTTTGTATAA
- the bioB gene encoding biotin synthase BioB: MITFHQAKEIFDLPFMDLLFKAHSVHREHFDPNTIQTSTLLSIKTGACSENCSYCAQSSHYQTDTKKQKMLDCAQIIEYAKRAKEAGSSRFCMGASGRSPNDEELDEVCEAIKEVKNLGMETCVTLGLLDKQQAKKLKSAGLDFYNHNIDTSQEFYSQIISTRTFEDRLDTIQNVRDADIKICVGGILGMGERTQDRINMLVSLANLSTSPESIPINQLVKIPGTPLSDAPEVDKFEFVKIIALARILMPTSYIRLSAGRKQMSEELQALCFFAGANSVFYGDRLLTTNNNKPDSDEMLFEKLNLTKEKFIEAQA; this comes from the coding sequence ATGATAACCTTTCATCAAGCCAAAGAAATTTTTGATCTTCCATTTATGGATTTACTTTTTAAGGCGCATAGCGTGCATAGAGAGCATTTTGACCCAAACACAATCCAAACAAGCACACTTCTTAGTATCAAAACCGGTGCATGCTCTGAAAACTGCTCATATTGTGCGCAGTCATCGCATTATCAAACCGATACAAAAAAGCAAAAAATGCTTGATTGTGCGCAAATCATAGAATATGCCAAACGCGCCAAAGAAGCCGGAAGCTCGCGGTTTTGTATGGGGGCTAGCGGACGAAGTCCAAATGATGAGGAGCTTGATGAAGTATGCGAAGCGATCAAAGAGGTAAAAAATCTCGGTATGGAGACTTGCGTAACGCTTGGATTGCTAGATAAGCAGCAGGCAAAAAAACTCAAAAGTGCAGGGCTTGATTTTTATAATCACAATATTGACACATCACAAGAGTTTTACTCTCAAATCATCTCTACGCGGACTTTTGAAGATAGGCTTGATACTATCCAAAATGTGCGCGATGCGGATATAAAAATTTGCGTTGGGGGTATTCTTGGAATGGGTGAGCGCACGCAAGATAGGATTAATATGCTTGTAAGCCTTGCAAATCTATCCACGTCTCCAGAATCTATTCCTATCAATCAGCTTGTCAAGATTCCGGGCACTCCATTATCTGACGCACCAGAAGTGGATAAGTTTGAATTTGTAAAAATCATAGCCCTTGCTAGAATCCTTATGCCAACTTCATATATCCGACTCTCTGCGGGCAGAAAGCAAATGAGCGAGGAGTTGCAAGCGTTATGTTTTTTTGCGGGGGCAAATTCTGTGTTTTATGGCGATAGGCTTTTGACGACAAATAACAATAAGCCAGATTCTGATGAGATGCTCTTTGAAAAACTCAATCTCACCAAAGAAAAATTCATAGAAGCGCAGGCATAA
- a CDS encoding UPF0323 family lipoprotein — protein sequence MKKYMRKISDFAMVGGISALVVGIIAGCDNTQSSQKEQASQTAQAIQEGAFVLLEEQPNGGYKILEEYPSQKTHIVVRNQQGEERVLSDEEVQNLLKQEEAKIDNGTSSLTSSNPTSMESGGLSLGGAILASAAGALIGSYIGNKLFNNPNYQQNRQRTYKSPQAYERSANSFNKTQSTSAGRATTPSNAKTGFFGNSSSTSSSATKSSGGSLGG from the coding sequence ATGAAAAAATATATGCGTAAAATTTCAGATTTTGCTATGGTAGGCGGTATATCAGCCCTTGTGGTAGGCATTATCGCAGGCTGTGATAATACCCAATCCTCACAAAAAGAGCAAGCCTCACAAACCGCGCAAGCCATACAGGAAGGCGCGTTTGTTTTGCTTGAGGAGCAGCCAAATGGTGGCTACAAAATCCTTGAGGAATACCCAAGCCAAAAAACCCACATTGTCGTGCGTAATCAGCAAGGTGAAGAGCGCGTGCTAAGCGATGAAGAGGTGCAAAATCTCCTCAAGCAAGAGGAAGCAAAGATTGATAATGGCACAAGCTCATTGACTTCATCAAATCCTACAAGTATGGAGAGTGGCGGGCTAAGCCTTGGAGGAGCAATACTTGCAAGTGCGGCTGGGGCGTTGATAGGAAGCTATATTGGCAATAAGCTTTTTAATAACCCAAACTATCAGCAAAACAGACAACGAACCTATAAATCACCTCAAGCCTATGAACGCAGTGCAAATAGTTTCAACAAAACTCAAAGCACAAGTGCGGGCAGAGCAACAACGCCAAGCAATGCAAAAACAGGCTTTTTTGGCAATAGCTCTAGCACATCAAGCTCTGCTACTAAATCAAGTGGAGGGAGTTTGGGAGGATAA
- a CDS encoding DUF4156 domain-containing protein has protein sequence MKKWSLCLGLLIFLGGCYKSPVSLKGAVNIKVYRGKAALEHCVYINETFGSVSTKGYGISLQQAIEDAEVDLKNKAFRYGGDAVLVLHTESRYISKDYNFKVGMGSETTLNKIDEYIIYGEVYKCAK, from the coding sequence ATGAAAAAATGGAGTCTGTGTTTGGGATTACTTATTTTTTTAGGTGGTTGCTATAAATCTCCAGTTTCATTAAAAGGTGCTGTAAATATAAAAGTATATCGCGGAAAGGCAGCATTAGAGCATTGCGTGTATATCAATGAGACTTTTGGATCTGTATCGACAAAAGGCTATGGCATAAGCTTGCAGCAGGCTATCGAAGATGCAGAAGTGGATCTAAAAAACAAGGCTTTTCGATATGGTGGCGATGCTGTTTTGGTGCTCCATACAGAATCAAGATATATTTCTAAGGATTATAATTTCAAAGTCGGTATGGGAAGTGAAACTACACTCAATAAAATAGATGAATACATCATCTATGGAGAAGTGTATAAATGCGCTAAATAA
- a CDS encoding Eco57I restriction-modification methylase domain-containing protein → MYGVDIHPMATEISRLRYFLSLIIEYQRDDSKDNFNINPLPNLEFKFVAANSFLKLPPSQLEYAEYAKDKAQICQLRNDYFNPNNDKKAIQKAYQNLRNKIFDNLTLQTGKTHPLASYDPFDELSVAEFFDAEFMFGVESFDIAISNPPYISTKGDFKKYKKEIEAQDGFFDDSYNHAFFICTHYLKENGVLSLITPKTFWTISTKKKLRELIFANKPVFICDSANPFASAMVDTCITELIKSPSTKEHKLEFIDASKDFDKPEIYTIPASLYANTYDLTIFKPSPYNLAIYDKYNDKVKALMKRYWKSIKTSAKITKNQVDISHHRAELRPGDITLLGLITDGGQGLATANNGKYVALKSGTKEAIKAKETRAEKLFKAKAIWQDLNLEFKNKKDALSFLEDKQEQEIWQIFDEAKEKFGRDIFGQGFLYRIIDDTLIADVKALSDDEKLNGIDSPKCFVPYDKGDKDGNRWYLPTSYYIAWSKENVAFLKTNSGKKGEGMPVVRNPQFYFKEGFCWNNVLQPKNEESMFIKCRIKEQSVNDVASMSLYTQFDSISNAYIVAILNSKFMYEYLKVLINASVNLQINDFRQMPIVIPTNKELKDFEDLFNQVCKIQQDKFSKLISEQEARCKLEALQQELDLKVLRLYGVDF, encoded by the coding sequence ATCTATGGTGTCGATATTCATCCAATGGCGACTGAAATCTCACGACTTCGATATTTTCTCTCACTCATTATTGAATACCAAAGAGACGATAGCAAAGATAATTTCAACATCAATCCCTTACCAAATTTGGAATTTAAATTTGTCGCTGCTAATAGTTTTTTGAAACTTCCTCCAAGCCAATTAGAATACGCCGAATACGCAAAAGACAAAGCTCAAATATGCCAACTTCGAAACGACTACTTCAACCCAAACAATGACAAAAAAGCTATACAAAAAGCCTATCAAAATCTAAGAAATAAAATCTTTGATAATCTCACCCTCCAAACTGGCAAAACCCACCCTCTTGCAAGCTATGATCCTTTTGATGAGTTGAGTGTAGCAGAGTTTTTTGATGCTGAGTTTATGTTTGGGGTAGAAAGTTTTGACATCGCCATCAGCAATCCACCCTATATATCCACAAAAGGTGATTTTAAGAAGTATAAAAAAGAGATTGAGGCTCAAGATGGATTCTTTGATGATTCTTATAATCACGCATTTTTTATTTGCACACATTATCTCAAAGAAAACGGCGTCTTAAGTCTCATCACTCCTAAGACTTTCTGGACTATCTCTACAAAGAAAAAATTACGAGAGCTTATCTTTGCAAACAAGCCTGTTTTTATCTGCGATAGTGCCAATCCATTCGCATCGGCTATGGTTGATACTTGCATAACAGAGCTTATTAAAAGCCCTAGCACAAAAGAACACAAGCTTGAATTCATCGATGCTTCAAAAGATTTTGATAAACCTGAAATTTACACTATACCAGCTTCACTTTACGCCAATACCTATGACTTGACTATCTTTAAGCCAAGCCCTTATAATCTCGCTATATATGACAAATACAACGACAAAGTCAAAGCTCTAATGAAGCGGTATTGGAAAAGCATTAAGACTTCAGCAAAAATCACAAAAAATCAAGTAGATATAAGCCATCACAGAGCAGAGCTTAGACCCGGCGATATAACCTTGCTAGGACTTATCACCGATGGCGGACAAGGACTTGCTACTGCAAACAATGGCAAATATGTAGCCCTAAAATCTGGCACGAAAGAAGCTATAAAAGCAAAAGAGACAAGAGCTGAAAAGCTCTTCAAAGCTAAAGCTATATGGCAGGATTTAAATCTTGAATTTAAAAACAAAAAAGACGCATTAAGCTTTCTTGAAGACAAACAAGAGCAAGAAATTTGGCAAATCTTTGATGAGGCAAAAGAAAAATTTGGCAGAGATATTTTTGGACAGGGCTTTTTATATCGTATCATAGACGATACGCTTATCGCTGATGTAAAAGCTTTGAGCGATGATGAAAAATTAAATGGCATAGACTCACCCAAATGCTTTGTGCCTTATGACAAAGGCGATAAAGATGGCAATAGATGGTATCTCCCTACGTCATACTATATCGCTTGGTCTAAAGAAAATGTCGCCTTTCTTAAAACAAATTCAGGTAAGAAAGGCGAGGGTATGCCTGTGGTGAGAAATCCTCAATTTTATTTCAAAGAGGGTTTTTGTTGGAATAATGTTTTGCAGCCCAAAAACGAAGAGAGCATGTTTATCAAGTGTCGCATAAAAGAGCAATCGGTCAATGATGTTGCAAGTATGAGTTTATATACTCAATTTGATAGCATCTCAAATGCTTATATAGTGGCAATTTTAAATTCAAAATTCATGTATGAATATCTCAAAGTTCTTATCAATGCAAGCGTAAATTTGCAAATCAATGATTTTCGTCAAATGCCTATCGTAATCCCCACAAATAAAGAGCTTAAGGATTTTGAAGACCTTTTTAACCAAGTGTGCAAAATCCAACAAGATAAATTTAGCAAACTCATAAGCGAACAAGAGGCAAGGTGTAAGCTAGAAGCTTTGCAGCAAGAGTTGGATTTGAAAGTTTTGAGGCTTTATGGGGTGGATTTTTAA
- a CDS encoding recombinase family protein, whose amino-acid sequence MIYAYIRVSTDRQSVENQRYEVEIYAKNNNIKIDLFCEETMSGKIAIKHRKLGSLIKKLKKDDLLIVPELSRLGRSLLDVMETLNVQILQTDKKARWQGYTFFFKEGFCWSDISSEFIKC is encoded by the coding sequence ATGATTTATGCATACATAAGGGTTAGCACAGATAGACAATCAGTAGAAAATCAACGCTATGAAGTCGAAATTTACGCAAAAAATAACAATATAAAAATAGATTTATTTTGCGAAGAAACTATGAGTGGTAAAATAGCTATAAAGCATAGAAAATTAGGCAGTCTTATCAAAAAGCTTAAAAAAGATGATTTGCTTATAGTGCCAGAATTATCAAGACTTGGTAGAAGTTTGCTTGATGTTATGGAGACATTAAATGTCCAGATTTTACAAACAGATAAAAAAGCTCGTTGGCAAGGATATACATTCTTTTTCAAAGAGGGTTTTTGTTGGAGTGATATATCAAGTGAATTTATAAAATGTTAG
- a CDS encoding type II toxin-antitoxin system YafQ family toxin, whose product MKYSILLANSFKKEAKKLNKEDIKLTMQIIDRLANDEILEEKYKDHKLKGKYTGCKECHIKPNLLLIYKKAYLCLQPYASALTASFFK is encoded by the coding sequence ATGAAATACTCTATCTTGCTTGCAAATAGCTTTAAAAAAGAAGCTAAAAAACTCAACAAAGAAGACATAAAGCTTACAATGCAAATCATCGATAGACTCGCAAATGATGAGATTTTGGAAGAAAAATACAAAGACCATAAACTCAAAGGTAAATATACAGGCTGCAAAGAATGCCACATCAAGCCAAATTTACTTTTAATCTACAAAAAAGCCTACTTGTGCTTACAGCCTTACGCATCGGCTCTCACAGCGAGCTTCTTTAAGTAA
- a CDS encoding type II toxin-antitoxin system RelE family toxin — protein sequence MNPKAKKQLQKLDFSLCQRIAKLFDTLQTIGNPRNKGKPLVANLAGFWRYRVGDWRIICEIVDSSNCIYVIDIRHRSEVYK from the coding sequence ATAAACCCAAAAGCAAAAAAGCAATTACAAAAGCTTGATTTTAGTTTATGCCAAAGGATAGCAAAACTATTTGATACATTGCAAACGATAGGAAATCCACGAAACAAAGGAAAGCCTTTGGTAGCAAATCTCGCAGGATTTTGGCGTTATAGGGTTGGGGATTGGCGCATTATTTGTGAGATCGTGGATTCTTCAAATTGTATTTATGTCATCGATATAAGGCATAGAAGCGAAGTGTATAAATAA
- the kdsB gene encoding 3-deoxy-manno-octulosonate cytidylyltransferase, with protein sequence MIIIPARLASTRFPHKILTPIQGIPMVVATAKNAQKVDEVCVACDDNEVLEICKNHNLNAILTSKHHNSGTDRCNEAAKILGLSDTEIVINVQADEPFLEVEVISKLFEMMKNGAQMASCAKIITKESASDPNLVKVVLNHNNEAIYFSRSIIPYNRDNSECIYYGHLGIYGYSVGFLDTFCALKPSPLEEIEKLEQLRALYNGYTIQMAIVQTQSIGIDTPQDLQKALRLFGF encoded by the coding sequence ATGATTATTATCCCAGCTAGACTCGCTTCTACGCGATTTCCTCACAAAATCCTCACTCCAATCCAAGGTATCCCTATGGTCGTAGCCACTGCCAAAAACGCCCAAAAAGTCGATGAAGTGTGTGTGGCGTGCGATGATAATGAGGTGCTAGAGATTTGCAAAAATCACAATCTCAATGCAATCCTCACATCAAAGCACCACAATAGCGGCACTGATAGGTGCAATGAGGCAGCTAAGATTCTAGGATTAAGCGATACAGAGATTGTGATTAATGTCCAAGCTGATGAGCCGTTTTTGGAGGTAGAGGTGATTTCTAAGCTTTTTGAGATGATGAAAAATGGCGCACAAATGGCAAGTTGCGCAAAAATAATCACTAAAGAGAGCGCAAGCGATCCAAATCTAGTCAAAGTTGTGCTTAATCACAACAACGAGGCGATTTATTTTTCGCGCTCAATCATTCCTTATAATCGCGACAATTCTGAATGTATATATTATGGGCATTTAGGTATTTATGGGTATAGCGTAGGGTTTTTGGATACATTTTGCGCCCTTAAGCCAAGCCCGCTTGAAGAAATAGAAAAACTCGAACAGCTCCGCGCTCTTTATAATGGCTACACAATCCAAATGGCAATCGTGCAAACACAAAGCATTGGCATTGACACGCCCCAAGATCTCCAAAAAGCCTTGCGATTGTTTGGATTCTAG
- a CDS encoding YceI family protein, producing MKKTLVLSSILALSLSPMFAKPFNIDKSHSSVGFQVTHMMISDVEGQFNNFSGSVDYDIASKTLKALSGEVEISSIDTKNASRDKHLNANDFFDSAKFPKATLVAKDIKGDKLTADLTLRGVTKPVTFDVSVKGPVENPMTKKQTIAIKLEGKINRKDFEVGKETGNAMVSDEVKIKISIEANEITK from the coding sequence ATGAAAAAGACACTTGTGCTTAGTTCTATCTTGGCTTTAAGCTTATCGCCAATGTTTGCAAAACCTTTCAATATCGATAAATCGCACTCTTCTGTGGGCTTTCAAGTTACACATATGATGATTAGTGATGTTGAAGGACAATTCAATAATTTCTCTGGAAGTGTTGATTATGATATTGCTTCAAAGACACTAAAGGCTCTTTCAGGTGAGGTTGAAATAAGCTCTATTGATACAAAAAACGCAAGCCGCGATAAACATCTCAACGCAAATGATTTCTTTGATTCTGCGAAATTCCCAAAAGCAACTTTGGTAGCAAAAGACATCAAAGGAGACAAGCTCACTGCTGACTTGACACTAAGAGGCGTAACAAAACCTGTTACATTTGATGTAAGTGTAAAAGGACCTGTTGAAAATCCAATGACAAAAAAACAAACCATAGCAATCAAGCTTGAAGGCAAAATCAACCGCAAAGACTTTGAAGTCGGCAAAGAAACAGGCAATGCTATGGTAAGTGATGAGGTGAAAATCAAAATCTCAATCGAAGCCAACGAAATAACAAAGTAA